The DNA sequence CAGCACGGTGGTGCGGGTGTTGAACAGCCGCTCGCGCAGCAGCCCGCCCACCGACAGCGGTGCGACCCGCAGCACCTTGTGCCGGGACCCGTCCGGACCCTGTTCCCCCAGCCAGACGACGTCGCGGCGCTTGGCCGCGTCCGTCTCCTTGAACGTCTCCAGCAGCCGCGCGGCGGTGTCGACGACCTCGTCGAGCACGGCCTGGGCGAGCTTGCGGGCGGCCGCGCCCTCCGGGTCGGAGTCGTCACTGCGCTTGTTCGCGCCCATCGCCTGCCGGCAGCCCGCCCCGGCCGACAGGATGGCGTTCAGCGCGCCCGCGGCGGCGGTGGACAGCGACTCCCAGCGTCCGGGGGGCATGTCCTCCAGCACCGCCGCCAGGCCCTCACCGGCCTCCGCGAGCCGGTCCGCGGTGTCCTGGTCGACGAGCTTGCCGCAGCGCCGGGCCGCGGTCGCGACCGTGCCCGCGGTGAGCTCGGCGGTCGCCGCGCCGGTCACCCGGTCCACCAGCTCGTGCGCCTCGTCGACGATCACGACGTCGTGCTCGGGCAGCACCTGTGCCTCGCCCATCGCGTCGATCGCGAGCAGCGCGTGGTTGGTGACGACGATGTCCGCCCGACCCGCCTCGGCCTTCGCCTTCTCCGCGAAGCAGTCCTCACCGACCGGGCAGCGGCTCGCGCCCAGGCACTCCCGCGCCGTCACCGACACCTGCCGCCACGCGGAGTCCGGGACGCCGGGGACCAGCTCGTCGCGATCCCCGGTCTCGGTGTCCGACGACCACTCGTGCAGCCGCTTCACCTGCCGCCCGAGCGCCGAGATGGCGAACGCGTCGAACAGCTGGTCCGCCTCGTCGGCGGTGTCTCCCATGTCCCCGTGCAGCTTGTTCATGCACAGGTAGTTGCGCCGCCCCTTGAGGATGGCGAACGTGGGCTCGCGACCCAGCACCTGCTTCAGGCTCTTCGCGACGCGCGGCAGGTCCCGGTCCACGAGCTGGCGCTGGAGCGCGATCGTCGCCGTCGAGACCACGACCGTGGTGTCACGGGCGATCGCGTGCCGGATGGCGGGCACGAGGTAGGCCAGCGACTTCCCGGTGCCGGTGCCCGCCTGCACGGCCAGGTGCTCCCCGGACGACAGCGAGCGGCGCACCGCGTCGGCCATCCGGTCCTGGCCCTCGCGGCGCGCACCGCCGACCGAGGTGACGGCCACCTCGAGCAGCTCGTGCACACCGGGCAGGTCCTGGGTACGCACGGGGGCCGTCGAGGGGGGAGGCACGTCCGGCAGGTTACCGAGCACCCCCGACAGGCCCGGCCGTGACCGGGCCGCCCGGCACCCGGGACCGCGCACCCGGTGTATCCGGACAGCTCACCAGGTGTGATGTCCGACGGCCGGTTACCGGTGAGCGGCGACACAGCGTCACGATGGAGGGGTGACAGCAACCATCACCACGCCGACCGTGCCCGAGCCCGGGATGTTCCCGGTGCTGATCGAGCACGAGGCCCGGTACGCCGACCTCGACCCGAGCCGCCGGATCGGCCGCGACGCCCTGGTGCGCTGGTTCGAGGACGCCCGCGTCGCCGTCGAGCGCGACACTTTCGGCGCCGACCTCGTCGCTCGCCTGCAGTCCCGCGTACGACTGCTGCTCGCCGCCATCCGGGTCGACGTGCTGGCCCCGCTGCGGGTCGCCGGCTCCTACCGGATCGGCGTCGGCGTCAGCCACATCGGGACCACGTCGTTCTCCTACCGCTACGCGGTCTTCGCCGGCGACGAGTGCGTCGCCACCGGCGAGTCCACCTCGGTGCACACCGACGGCACCGCCCCGGCCCCGCTGACCGACGAGGTCCGCGGCGCCCTGACGACGCTGCGCATCGACGCCCCGGCCCCGAGCCGCCCCGACCGCGGCGAGGCCCGCGCGGTCCGTGAGAACTACCCGTTCCGGTGGGACGTGCGGACCCGCTTCACCGACCTGGACACCAACCGCCACGTCAACAACGTCGCGCTGGCGGCCTGGTACCTCGACGGCCTCGCCGAGCTGCACTCCGACGTGCTCGGCTACCCGGCGGGCGGCCCGCTCGACGGGCTGTCCCCGTCGTCGCTGTCGGTGCAGTACCTCGAGGAGGTCCACTACCCGGGCATCTACCAGCTCCGAGTCGCGGTCACCGACATCGGCGAGGACACCGTCCGCTACGTCTGCGGCCTGTTCGACGAGCGCAGGCTGATCGGTCTCGCCGAGGCCGAGGGCTTCCACCACGCCCCGGGCGAGGACGGCGACCCGGTCGAGCTGGCCGAGAAGCTCGCCCCGTTCCGCCTCCGCGGCTGAACCGCCGGGGGCCGTGCCCCGTCACGGCCCCCGCCCCTCGTTCCGCGCTGCCCCTCGCCCTCGGCCGCCCCTCGTTCCGCGCTGTCTGCTCGACCGCTCGTCGAGATGCAGCTCAGCGGGATCCGTGGCTCGCCAGAGCCCGCTGAGCTGCATCTCGACGCAGGGGTTCCCTGCGACGTGCGAACCCGGGGGCGTCCGCCCGCCCCGGCTGTGCCGGCCTGTCCCCGCTCTCCGGCCGCGTGCGCGCCCTCCGGCGGCACGTCCGGCCGTGAACCCCGGCCGTGAACCCCGGCCGTGAACCCCGGCCGTGAACCCCGGCCGTGAACCCCGGCCGCGGTCCTCGGCTGCGGTGCTCGGGTGCGCTGGGGCGGGTCCGTCGTCCGGAGTGGCGTCCACCAAGGTGGTGTGCGACCGGCCCGGTGACGAGCTGGTCGAGCTGTAGGGCGGCCACCGCGTGATCTTCTGAACGCCTCTCACAGCCCACAGAAGATGGATCACGCGATGACCGCACCCTCCAGTATCGACCCCACCGAGTTCCTGCACGAGCAGCTGTCCCAGGCGAGCCCGGATCTGCTGTGCCACATGTTGACCACGTTCATCAACACCCTGATGTCCGCCGACGCCGACTCGGTGTGCGGCGCGGCCTGGGGCGAGCGTTCCGAGGCTCGCACGAACACCCGCAACGGCTACCGCCACCGCGACTTCGACACCCGCGCTGGCACGATCGACGTGGCGATCCCCAAGCTGCGCAACGGCTCCTACTTCCCCGACTGGTTGCTGGAGCGTCGTCGCCGGGCGGAGCGGGCCCTGACCACGGTGGTCGCGACCTGCTACCTGCTCGGGGTCTCGACGCGGCGGATGGAGAAACTCGTCGACTCCCTGGGCATCACGAGGTTGTCGAAGTCGCAGGTCTCAGAGATGGTCCGGGACCTCGACGGCCAAGTCGAGCAGTTCCGGACGCGTCCGCTCGACCAGGGCCCCTACACCTTCGTCGCCGCCGACGCGCTCGTGCTCAAAGTCCGCGAGGGCGGCCGGGTCGTGGCAGTCCACGCCCTGCTCGCCACCGGGGTCAACGGCGACGGACACCGGGAGATCCTCGGCCTGCAGGTCAGCTCCGCCGAGGACGGCGCCGGCTGGCTGGGGTTCTTCCGCGACCTCACCGCCCGCGGTCTGACCGGCGTCGCGCTGGTCACCAGCGACGCCCACGCCGGCTTGGTGTCCGCGATCGGGGCGACCCTGCCCGGCGCCGCCTGGCAGAGGTGCAGGACGCACTACGCGGCGAACCTGATGGCTGCGACCCCGAAGCAGTCCTGGCCGTGGGTGCGGGCGTTGCTGCACTCGGTCTATGACCAGCCCGACGCCGCATCGGTGCACGCCCAGTTCGACCGGGTCCTCGACGCCTTGGCCGACAAGCTCCCGAAGGTCGCCGAGCACCTCGACGCCGCCCGAGCCGACGTCCTGGCCTTCACCGGCTTCCCGAAAGAACTGTGGCGCCAGATCTGGTCGAACAACCCCTCCGAGCGCCTGAACCGTGAGATCCGGCGCCGCACCGACGTCGTCGGGATCTTCCCCGACCGCGACTCCCTGATCCGCCTCGTCGGCGCGGTCCTGGCCGAGCAACACGACGAATGGGCCGAAGGACGCCGCTACCTCGGCCTCGACGTCCTCGCCCGCTCCCGCGTCACCAGGATCCCCGACACCGCCACCAGCGCTGAGGAGGCGACCTCGACCACCACCATCCCGGCGCTCAGCGCCTGACCGAACAAGAAGATCACGCGGTCGTCGTCACACACCACGCCAGCGGACTTGACCTGGGCGAGCAGGTCCAGCGCGGTGGTGTGCACGTCACCGAGCCCGGTCTCCACCGCCGCCCACTGCCCCTCGATGAACTTGCGCGCGAGCCCGGCGGCGGTCGTGGACGCCAACCCCGGCACCGGCGTGAGTGCCTGCCCGGCGGTGTCGGCGCGGTGCCGGTCCAGCCCGACCAGGAAGTCCTCCCCGCACAGCTGCGCCGCCGACATGCCGACCAGCATCTGCCCGGCGCTGCACCCGCGGTCGCGGTCCTTGATGGGCCCGACCGCGGCGTCGAGCTTGTCGATGATCCCGAGCCGGTCGATCAGTTCGGTCACCGCGGCCAGCCCGGAGAACCTGGTCAGCGCCGCGTCCGGCGCGCCGAGACGCACCCGCGCACACCGCGGGCGTCGCTTGCGTACTGTTCGCACCTGATAGGTGTCCTCTCAACCCGCAATGTCGTGTCGTCGCAAACACGATCATCGCAGGTCAGCGGGCACCTATCGCCATCTCCCCAGTCCGGACACCAGCGCTACTCGCGGATTCGGGTCTGATGGGGCCTGTCTCGTGATCGGTGTTTCGGCGTCGTTGCTCAGTAGGTCTCGGCTCCCGGCCAGCGGTCACCGAACGTGATGGCGAACGCGTTGATCACGGGCTTCCAACGCATCGTCCACCTCGTGCGGCCCGTCCCGGTCGGGTCCAGGCTGCGAGTCACAAGATACAAGCATTTCATCGCAGCCTGCTCAGTGGGGAAATGACCACGCGCCCGCACCGCGCGCCGGTAGCGGGCGTTAAGCGATTCGATCGCATTCGTAGAGCAGATCACCCTTCGAATCTCGACGTCGTAGTCCAAGAACGGCACGAACTCTTCCCACGCGTTGCGCCATAGCCGGATCATCGCCGCGTACTTACGGCCCCATTTCTCGTCGAGCTCATCCATAGCGATAAGTGCTGCATTCGGGTTGGGCGCGGCATAGATTGGTTTGATGTCGCGCTTCACCGCGTCCCAGTCCTGTCGACCCACCAGCCGGAAAGTGTTTCGGATCAGGTGCACGACGCAGGTTTGGACAATGGTTTGCGGCCACACGTTGGCCACGACCTCCGGGAGTCCTTTGAGGCCGTCGCAGACCAGGAACAGCACGTCACGCACGCCGCGGTTCTTCAGGTCGACCAGCACGCT is a window from the Pseudonocardia sp. HH130629-09 genome containing:
- a CDS encoding ATP-dependent DNA helicase — its product is MRTQDLPGVHELLEVAVTSVGGARREGQDRMADAVRRSLSSGEHLAVQAGTGTGKSLAYLVPAIRHAIARDTTVVVSTATIALQRQLVDRDLPRVAKSLKQVLGREPTFAILKGRRNYLCMNKLHGDMGDTADEADQLFDAFAISALGRQVKRLHEWSSDTETGDRDELVPGVPDSAWRQVSVTARECLGASRCPVGEDCFAEKAKAEAGRADIVVTNHALLAIDAMGEAQVLPEHDVVIVDEAHELVDRVTGAATAELTAGTVATAARRCGKLVDQDTADRLAEAGEGLAAVLEDMPPGRWESLSTAAAGALNAILSAGAGCRQAMGANKRSDDSDPEGAAARKLAQAVLDEVVDTAARLLETFKETDAAKRRDVVWLGEQGPDGSRHKVLRVAPLSVGGLLRERLFNTRTTVLTSATLALGGSFDALARQWGLPAAQPKEAGSTPPSSVDEGHGPVQDPEAPRWQGLDVGSPFAHAKSGILYLARRLPNPGRDGLAPETLEEIEGLVRAAGGRTLGLFSSTRAAKQATEALRGKLDTPLLCQGDDSTMLLVKRFAEDPETSLFGTLSLWQGVDVPGPSLSCVIIDRIPFPRPDDPLVAARQKATDARGGNGFLSVSATHAALLLAQGAGRLLRATDDRGVVAILDPRIATARYGGFLRASLPPFWETSDREKVHGALRRLRGSS
- a CDS encoding thioesterase family protein, with amino-acid sequence MTATITTPTVPEPGMFPVLIEHEARYADLDPSRRIGRDALVRWFEDARVAVERDTFGADLVARLQSRVRLLLAAIRVDVLAPLRVAGSYRIGVGVSHIGTTSFSYRYAVFAGDECVATGESTSVHTDGTAPAPLTDEVRGALTTLRIDAPAPSRPDRGEARAVRENYPFRWDVRTRFTDLDTNRHVNNVALAAWYLDGLAELHSDVLGYPAGGPLDGLSPSSLSVQYLEEVHYPGIYQLRVAVTDIGEDTVRYVCGLFDERRLIGLAEAEGFHHAPGEDGDPVELAEKLAPFRLRG
- a CDS encoding IS256 family transposase — translated: MTAPSSIDPTEFLHEQLSQASPDLLCHMLTTFINTLMSADADSVCGAAWGERSEARTNTRNGYRHRDFDTRAGTIDVAIPKLRNGSYFPDWLLERRRRAERALTTVVATCYLLGVSTRRMEKLVDSLGITRLSKSQVSEMVRDLDGQVEQFRTRPLDQGPYTFVAADALVLKVREGGRVVAVHALLATGVNGDGHREILGLQVSSAEDGAGWLGFFRDLTARGLTGVALVTSDAHAGLVSAIGATLPGAAWQRCRTHYAANLMAATPKQSWPWVRALLHSVYDQPDAASVHAQFDRVLDALADKLPKVAEHLDAARADVLAFTGFPKELWRQIWSNNPSERLNREIRRRTDVVGIFPDRDSLIRLVGAVLAEQHDEWAEGRRYLGLDVLARSRVTRIPDTATSAEEATSTTTIPALSA